From Bos taurus isolate L1 Dominette 01449 registration number 42190680 breed Hereford chromosome 29, ARS-UCD2.0, whole genome shotgun sequence, a single genomic window includes:
- the NUDT22 gene encoding uridine diphosphate glucose pyrophosphatase NUDT22 isoform X3 translates to MNCPLQTMDPEVSLLLQCPPGGLPEKQVRAELSPAYDRRPLPGGDKAIIAIWESRLQAQPWLFNAPKFRLHSATLAPTGLPGPQLLLRLGLTSYQDFLGTNWASSAAWLRQQGATDWGDKQAYLADPLGVGAALATADDFLVFLRRSGQVAEAPGLVDVPGGHPEPQALCPGDSPLHKDLPGELVVHELFSSVLQEICDEVNVPPLTLSQPLLLGIACNETSAGRASAEFYVQCSLTSEQVRRHYMSGGPEAHESTGIIFVEKQSMQRLQETEMWPELCPSAKGAIFLYNRVQGSST, encoded by the exons ATG AACTGCCCTCTCCAGACCATGGACCCTGAGGTGTCCCTGCTGCTGCAGTGCCCCCCCGGGGGGCTGCCTGAGAAGCAGGTTCGGGCAGAGCTGAGCCCAGCCTATGATCGTCGCCCACTGCCAGGAGGAGACAAGGCCATCATCGCCATCTGGGAGAGCCGGCTTCAGGCCCAGCCCTGGCTCTTTAATGCCCCCAAGTTCCGCCTGCACTCCGCCACACTGGCACCCACTGGCTTGCCAGGGCCACAGCTGCTCCTGCGCCTGGGCCTTACTTCCTATCAAGACTTCCTGGGGACCAACTGGGCCAGCTCAGCTGCCTGGCTGCGACAGCAGGGGGCCACCGACTGGGGTGACAAGCAAGCCTATCTGGCGGACCCCCTGGGCGTGGGCGCTGCACTGGCCACTGCTGACGACTTCCTTGTCTTCCTGCGCCGCTCTGGCCAGGTGGCTGAGGCACCTGGGCTGGTGGACGTGCCCGGTGGGCATCCTGAGCCTCAG GCCCTGTGCCCAGGTGACAGCCCCCTGCACAAGGACCTCCCTGGGGAGCTGGTGGTGCACGAGCTCTTCTCCAGTGTCCTCCAGGAGATCTGTGATGAG GTGAATGTGCCGCCACTCACCCTGAGTCAGCCGCTGCTGTTGGGCATCGCCTGCAATGAGACCAGTGCCGGCCGTGCCAGTGCTGAGTTCTACGTCCA GTGCAGCCTGACTTCTGAGCAAGTGAGGAGACACTACATGAGTGGGGGACCTGAGGCCCACGAATCCACAGGAATCATCTTTGTGGAGAAACAG AGTATGCAGAGGTTGCAGGAGACTGAGATGTGGCCTGAGCTCTGCCCCTCAGCCAAAGGCGCCATCTTCCTCTACAACCGGGTCCAGGGAAGTTCCACCTGA
- the NUDT22 gene encoding uridine diphosphate glucose pyrophosphatase NUDT22 isoform X2, which produces MSRNCPLQTMDPEVSLLLQCPPGGLPEKQVRAELSPAYDRRPLPGGDKAIIAIWESRLQAQPWLFNAPKFRLHSATLAPTGLPGPQLLLRLGLTSYQDFLGTNWASSAAWLRQQGATDWGDKQAYLADPLGVGAALATADDFLVFLRRSGQVAEAPGLVDVPGGHPEPQALCPGDSPLHKDLPGELVVHELFSSVLQEICDEVNVPPLTLSQPLLLGIACNETSAGRASAEFYVQCSLTSEQVRRHYMSGGPEAHESTGIIFVEKQSMQRLQETEMWPELCPSAKGAIFLYNRVQGSST; this is translated from the exons ATGTCTAGG AACTGCCCTCTCCAGACCATGGACCCTGAGGTGTCCCTGCTGCTGCAGTGCCCCCCCGGGGGGCTGCCTGAGAAGCAGGTTCGGGCAGAGCTGAGCCCAGCCTATGATCGTCGCCCACTGCCAGGAGGAGACAAGGCCATCATCGCCATCTGGGAGAGCCGGCTTCAGGCCCAGCCCTGGCTCTTTAATGCCCCCAAGTTCCGCCTGCACTCCGCCACACTGGCACCCACTGGCTTGCCAGGGCCACAGCTGCTCCTGCGCCTGGGCCTTACTTCCTATCAAGACTTCCTGGGGACCAACTGGGCCAGCTCAGCTGCCTGGCTGCGACAGCAGGGGGCCACCGACTGGGGTGACAAGCAAGCCTATCTGGCGGACCCCCTGGGCGTGGGCGCTGCACTGGCCACTGCTGACGACTTCCTTGTCTTCCTGCGCCGCTCTGGCCAGGTGGCTGAGGCACCTGGGCTGGTGGACGTGCCCGGTGGGCATCCTGAGCCTCAG GCCCTGTGCCCAGGTGACAGCCCCCTGCACAAGGACCTCCCTGGGGAGCTGGTGGTGCACGAGCTCTTCTCCAGTGTCCTCCAGGAGATCTGTGATGAG GTGAATGTGCCGCCACTCACCCTGAGTCAGCCGCTGCTGTTGGGCATCGCCTGCAATGAGACCAGTGCCGGCCGTGCCAGTGCTGAGTTCTACGTCCA GTGCAGCCTGACTTCTGAGCAAGTGAGGAGACACTACATGAGTGGGGGACCTGAGGCCCACGAATCCACAGGAATCATCTTTGTGGAGAAACAG AGTATGCAGAGGTTGCAGGAGACTGAGATGTGGCCTGAGCTCTGCCCCTCAGCCAAAGGCGCCATCTTCCTCTACAACCGGGTCCAGGGAAGTTCCACCTGA
- the NUDT22 gene encoding uridine diphosphate glucose pyrophosphatase NUDT22 isoform X1, which translates to MDPEVSLLLQCPPGGLPEKQVRAELSPAYDRRPLPGGDKAIIAIWESRLQAQPWLFNAPKFRLHSATLAPTGLPGPQLLLRLGLTSYQDFLGTNWASSAAWLRQQGATDWGDKQAYLADPLGVGAALATADDFLVFLRRSGQVAEAPGLVDVPGGHPEPQALCPGDSPLHKDLPGELVVHELFSSVLQEICDEVNVPPLTLSQPLLLGIACNETSAGRASAEFYVQCSLTSEQVRRHYMSGGPEAHESTGIIFVEKQSMQRLQETEMWPELCPSAKGAIFLYNRVQGSST; encoded by the exons ATGGACCCTGAGGTGTCCCTGCTGCTGCAGTGCCCCCCCGGGGGGCTGCCTGAGAAGCAGGTTCGGGCAGAGCTGAGCCCAGCCTATGATCGTCGCCCACTGCCAGGAGGAGACAAGGCCATCATCGCCATCTGGGAGAGCCGGCTTCAGGCCCAGCCCTGGCTCTTTAATGCCCCCAAGTTCCGCCTGCACTCCGCCACACTGGCACCCACTGGCTTGCCAGGGCCACAGCTGCTCCTGCGCCTGGGCCTTACTTCCTATCAAGACTTCCTGGGGACCAACTGGGCCAGCTCAGCTGCCTGGCTGCGACAGCAGGGGGCCACCGACTGGGGTGACAAGCAAGCCTATCTGGCGGACCCCCTGGGCGTGGGCGCTGCACTGGCCACTGCTGACGACTTCCTTGTCTTCCTGCGCCGCTCTGGCCAGGTGGCTGAGGCACCTGGGCTGGTGGACGTGCCCGGTGGGCATCCTGAGCCTCAG GCCCTGTGCCCAGGTGACAGCCCCCTGCACAAGGACCTCCCTGGGGAGCTGGTGGTGCACGAGCTCTTCTCCAGTGTCCTCCAGGAGATCTGTGATGAG GTGAATGTGCCGCCACTCACCCTGAGTCAGCCGCTGCTGTTGGGCATCGCCTGCAATGAGACCAGTGCCGGCCGTGCCAGTGCTGAGTTCTACGTCCA GTGCAGCCTGACTTCTGAGCAAGTGAGGAGACACTACATGAGTGGGGGACCTGAGGCCCACGAATCCACAGGAATCATCTTTGTGGAGAAACAG AGTATGCAGAGGTTGCAGGAGACTGAGATGTGGCCTGAGCTCTGCCCCTCAGCCAAAGGCGCCATCTTCCTCTACAACCGGGTCCAGGGAAGTTCCACCTGA
- the DNAJC4 gene encoding dnaJ homolog subfamily C member 4 isoform X1, translated as MLPLRLCRLWPLNPPLWFFAAAARQRSGPSNYYELLGVQPGASTEEVKRAFFSKSKELHPDRDPGNPALHSRFVELSEAYQVLSREQSRRSYDHQLRSAASPKSPGTTAHPRSAHQAHSSSGAPPNEKYWAQFHKVRPQGPESRQQQHKHNRRVLGYCLLIMLAGMGLHYVAFRAAVMTVRDLGRHEILDKSRPLYVSSPSTGSSAAVPTGVKLKLEQLHRSFMDEKDRIITAIYNDTRARARANRARLLQEQRQRQQLQSPPGPPQGPGIVRPGP; from the exons ATGCTGCCCCTGCGCCTATGCCGGCTGTGGCCCCTCAACCCTCCCCTTTGGTTCTTCGCAGCGGCTGCCCGGCAGCG GTCTGGCCCCAGTAACTACTATGAACTCTTGGGGGTGCAGCCTGGTGCCAGCACTGAAGAAGTTAAACGAGCTTTCTTCTCCAAGTCCAAAGAG CTGCACCCTGACCGGGACCCCGGGAACCCAGCCCTGCACAGTCGCTTTGTGGAGCTGAGTGAAGCATACCAAGTGCTGAGCCGTGAGCAGAGTCGCCGCAGCTATGACCACCAGCTCCGCTCGGCAGCTTCCCCAAAGTCTCCAGGAACCACAGCCCACCCCAGGTCTGCTCACCAGGCACACAG CAGTTCTGGGGCACCCCCCAATGAAAAATACTGGGCCCAGTTTCATAAAGTGAGGCCTCAGGGGCCAGAGTccaggcagcagcagcacaaacaCAACCGGCGAGTGCTGGGGTACTGCCTCCTGATCATGCTGGCCGGCATGGGCCTGCACTACGTCGCCTTCAG AGCTGCTGTCATGACAGTCAGGGACCTGGGTCGCCATGAGATCCTGGACAAGTCCCGACCACTCTATGTCTCCTCACCTAGCACTGGCAGTTCGGCTGCGGTCCCCACAGGTGTAAAGCT GAAGCTGGAGCAGTTGCATCGTAGCTTCATGGATGAGAAGGATCGAATCATCACAGCCATTTACAACGACACTCGGGCCCGGGCCAG GGCCAACAGAGCCAGGCTCCTGCAGGAGCAGCGGCAGAGGCagc
- the DNAJC4 gene encoding dnaJ homolog subfamily C member 4 isoform X2 — MLPLRLCRLWPLNPPLWFFAAAARQRSGPSNYYELLGVQPGASTEEVKRAFFSKSKELHPDRDPGNPALHSRFVELSEAYQVLSREQSRRSYDHQLRSAASPKSPGTTAHPRSAHQAHSSSGAPPNEKYWAQFHKVRPQGPESRQQQHKHNRRVLGYCLLIMLAGMGLHYVAFRKLEQLHRSFMDEKDRIITAIYNDTRARARANRARLLQEQRQRQQLQSPPGPPQGPGIVRPGP; from the exons ATGCTGCCCCTGCGCCTATGCCGGCTGTGGCCCCTCAACCCTCCCCTTTGGTTCTTCGCAGCGGCTGCCCGGCAGCG GTCTGGCCCCAGTAACTACTATGAACTCTTGGGGGTGCAGCCTGGTGCCAGCACTGAAGAAGTTAAACGAGCTTTCTTCTCCAAGTCCAAAGAG CTGCACCCTGACCGGGACCCCGGGAACCCAGCCCTGCACAGTCGCTTTGTGGAGCTGAGTGAAGCATACCAAGTGCTGAGCCGTGAGCAGAGTCGCCGCAGCTATGACCACCAGCTCCGCTCGGCAGCTTCCCCAAAGTCTCCAGGAACCACAGCCCACCCCAGGTCTGCTCACCAGGCACACAG CAGTTCTGGGGCACCCCCCAATGAAAAATACTGGGCCCAGTTTCATAAAGTGAGGCCTCAGGGGCCAGAGTccaggcagcagcagcacaaacaCAACCGGCGAGTGCTGGGGTACTGCCTCCTGATCATGCTGGCCGGCATGGGCCTGCACTACGTCGCCTTCAG GAAGCTGGAGCAGTTGCATCGTAGCTTCATGGATGAGAAGGATCGAATCATCACAGCCATTTACAACGACACTCGGGCCCGGGCCAG GGCCAACAGAGCCAGGCTCCTGCAGGAGCAGCGGCAGAGGCagc
- the DNAJC4 gene encoding dnaJ homolog subfamily C member 4 isoform X3, producing the protein MLPLRLCRLWPLNPPLWFFAAAARQRSGPSNYYELLGVQPGASTEEVKRAFFSKSKELHPDRDPGNPALHSRFVELSEAYQVLSREQSRRSYDHQLRSAASPKSPGTTAHPRSAHQAHSSGAPPNEKYWAQFHKVRPQGPESRQQQHKHNRRVLGYCLLIMLAGMGLHYVAFRKLEQLHRSFMDEKDRIITAIYNDTRARARANRARLLQEQRQRQQLQSPPGPPQGPGIVRPGP; encoded by the exons ATGCTGCCCCTGCGCCTATGCCGGCTGTGGCCCCTCAACCCTCCCCTTTGGTTCTTCGCAGCGGCTGCCCGGCAGCG GTCTGGCCCCAGTAACTACTATGAACTCTTGGGGGTGCAGCCTGGTGCCAGCACTGAAGAAGTTAAACGAGCTTTCTTCTCCAAGTCCAAAGAG CTGCACCCTGACCGGGACCCCGGGAACCCAGCCCTGCACAGTCGCTTTGTGGAGCTGAGTGAAGCATACCAAGTGCTGAGCCGTGAGCAGAGTCGCCGCAGCTATGACCACCAGCTCCGCTCGGCAGCTTCCCCAAAGTCTCCAGGAACCACAGCCCACCCCAGGTCTGCTCACCAGGCACACAG TTCTGGGGCACCCCCCAATGAAAAATACTGGGCCCAGTTTCATAAAGTGAGGCCTCAGGGGCCAGAGTccaggcagcagcagcacaaacaCAACCGGCGAGTGCTGGGGTACTGCCTCCTGATCATGCTGGCCGGCATGGGCCTGCACTACGTCGCCTTCAG GAAGCTGGAGCAGTTGCATCGTAGCTTCATGGATGAGAAGGATCGAATCATCACAGCCATTTACAACGACACTCGGGCCCGGGCCAG GGCCAACAGAGCCAGGCTCCTGCAGGAGCAGCGGCAGAGGCagc